The proteins below are encoded in one region of Oncorhynchus nerka isolate Pitt River linkage group LG15, Oner_Uvic_2.0, whole genome shotgun sequence:
- the LOC135559855 gene encoding protein phosphatase 1 regulatory subunit 1A-like, with product MNSPRQRRKGARATPTMKELQFMVDHHLYQQQQQQGGGDECSSESCLSDRPSPDDLPNGEEEEELELPEDEEAWGTEDKVTAEALEKPRCQMEGKEGGIKGEL from the exons ATGAACTCTCCCAGGCAGAGGAGGAAGGGAGCAAGAGCCACGCCCACTATGAAAG agttacagttcatggtCGACCACCACCTGtatcaacagcagcagcagcagggtggAG GTGATGAGTGTTCCTCAGAGAGCTGTCTGTCCGACAGACCCAGCCCGGACGATCTGCCcaacggggaggaggaggaggagctggagcTACCGGAGGACGAGGAGGCCTGGGGAACCGAGGACAAGGTCACTGCAGAGGCCCTCGAGAAGCCGCGCTGCCAGATGGAGGGTAAGGAAGGAGGAATAAAGGGAGAGCTATAa